aaaaagttaaaatctGTTAAAACTTCAACGGAAAATCATTACGAGTAGGTTTATGGTTAATGATGACTAAAAAGTGAGCTGAacataaatttatggtttttacaTAAAGAGAGTTCTTTATGAATTTATGGGCTTCGAAGCAATATAAAAGGCATTCTTATGGAATGTGACACCACCATACCTTCATAACTTAGCCACAAAGGAACACAAAGGTAttgcttttcttttcttgttatACATTATAACCTTTTATTTGAATGAAGTGATACAATTTAAAGCTCATTCACCCCaaccaaaattatataaaagatttttttcttaaaattccTATTGTCACGAAACTTTTAAACATTGAAAATACAAGGTGAAAATGTGCATATAATTGGATTACTATTTGTACtacctttttttgtttgatctCTCTTTATTTGATTCTGTTATGTCAGGTTCTAAAGCTTACAAAACCTAGGATCTATTCTTTAACACTTAAAACATTACGGAATTTCTCATCTTCTGATTACAAATCAGTTGTAATTTTGTTTTGCTTAAAAGTAAAACCATATGTTATAGAGAAAAAGCTGTCGACaaattatcaaaaagaaaaagaaacgctAAAGCAAATGAAATAATTGCAATGTGGGGTTCTATAGCTTACCATCCgtaaaaaaggaagaagagaaatTGCCATGATCTGAGTTGTTTCCTAAAGACATAAGACCATTGGCCAGTTTATACCATTATAAATAGTCAACGTCAATTATGTAAGATAAGCATCTTCTAttcttgtttcaaaaaaaaaaaaaagcatcttCTATTCTCTTCCATTTATGCGAGGAGGGTAGTACTTTAGATATGTACGACTAGTTCAAAAAGGAAACCCATCATGATGCTAAGAAACACGAGAATAAGTAGTATTGCAAATGTGAATAGGGGTAATATGTTTgaatatttaaacaaataacCAATCGAATTGTGGAGTTAATTAGCAAATTCACCAACTTGTTGAAATAGTCAATGTTTCGATGACttgcttttttttgttctctcatggaataTTAGTTTCAACATATACATCATCATGTATATAAGTGCACGATTCTGTATAAATACATAAAGCAAGAGATGCGTCAAAATTACGCAGTATGTGGTTTAGGTAACCAggggaaaaagaaagaagacaaaGCAGAATGAGATGATGCCAAGAGAGGCAAGAACCTCCCATTGACTGGTCTTCCTTTTTGTCTTAAAAACCCTAATCCTTGTTctacttttttttgtatatgataAATAGTTACTTGTTTGCTAAGTAACTTTTACCATGTCTGTTCACTATTTCAAATGTATCACTTTAGTTCTAGTGGAAAATGTGTagttgtaatatatatatttgctatATTTGTCTTTataatattaaagaaaaagCGATTGCTAATTCCATTTTGAACTCTGAATGAaaccaaacataaaatttatacttatacgaggaaacatatatttatctctttttcatcacaaaattttcttaatataaacAGCTAGTCAGTGaatataaactttttatttcttcttctaacCAAATTTGTATGCTTCTTAAAACACGAAATTCTGACAATAttcttactttttaatataacaaataaataaagcatcctcaaattcattttttcatgtatttattttactataaatgAACTGGTTTGTGAAAAAAGGACAAAAAAGGAAAGTGAAATAAATGGAATGAAAACACACGTGATTTTGGAGTAATCTGCACTAAAACATCTTCTGTTTATCCACtgttgtctctctctctccctcgcTTTCGTTGCCAGAAGAAGAAGCGAAACGACTACAAAACAAATCTGCAAATCTTCTGGTTTTCTTGAGAATTAGAGACTGACGACGATTAGTTCCCCACCCTATTTCTCGCTCCCAGAAAGGAATAAAACGAAATGatcttttttgatttttgacGAGATACAGAGATCTTGTTAAGCTGTTAACACTTCGAATCAGAACCCAACTCGGTTCAGCTATGTCGGCTGTCCGGTTAACGGCGGCTATCCTGGTTTGTCTATTACCGTTGACGGTTCTGTCCTACGGTTTTCCGGCGGCTCTGAAACTAGAAAGAGCGGTTCCGGCGAATCACGAGATGGAGATCAGCCAGCTCAAGGCTCGCGACAGAGCCAGGCACGGCAGATTGTTGCAGTCTCTCGGCGGAGTTATTGATTTCCCCGTCGACGGAACTTTTGATCCTTTCGTTGTTGGGTAACTAAAGTTTCCATCTTTATTCTTCTGAACACATGATTTTGATTGCACACAAGGTGTTTGAGTCTTTGCCTGCTCAATCAAAAGTTTGGTTTCGTCTGTGTTCTGCTCATTTTggtgtttggatttttttgaaacagatTATACTACACGAAACTGCGATTGGGATCTCCTCCAAGAGACTTCTATGTACAGATTGACACAGGAAGTGATGTTCTGTGGGTTAGTTGTGCTTCTTGCAATGGCTGCCCTCAAACCAGTGGACTCCAAGTAAAAGCTTCTCTCATGTCTTTTTGTTTTCAGTTCATCTTGGTTGATGTTTTTGAATGTTTCTGATATTGAGATTAGTAAGGTGCTTCCTTTTTTGCAGATTCAATTGAATTACTTTGATCCAGGGAGCTCAGTGACAGCCACACCAATCTCATGTTCTGACCAAAGATGCAGCTGGGGTATTCAATCCTCCGATTCAGGTTGTTCTGTTCAGAACAACCTTTGCGCTTACACGTTTCAGTATGGAGATGGAAGTGGCACTTCCGGGTTCTACGTCTCCGATGTCTTGCAGTTTGACATGATTGTTGGTAGCTCTCTCGTCCCTAACTCAACGGCTCAGGTTGTGTTCGGGTGAGTTATCggcaaaactaaaaatttatggGTACGGGTacggcatatatatatatcaacaaatatatgcatatatgtatatttatatactgaaaaatgaaaaaaatatcattgtaAATCTTGTCTAGTGAAAAGTTTATAAACTAAAACATTAGAAAGAAGGCTATAaattcaaaatctagtttagacttctatttcttatttttttatttggatgaaAAGAAAGGGAACAAGCTTGAGAAaggaaaatattaaaacaaactGTTTAGAAACATTCCATAATTAAATGTTTCCGTCCCCGTGCCGTCCCCAAAGTGTTCCCGTCCCGGAAACGTCTCCGGGACGGATACGACAATCACTTTGATGTCCCTGTGCTTCATAGGTTATTATTTCACTCTGTTCAAATAAGTCATCAGTATGGTGTTGGCTCTTCCTATCTGGAACAGATGCAGCACCTCGCAGACGGGTGATTTGGTGAAGTCGGATCGAGCGGTTGACGGAATCTTCGGGTTTGGGCAACAAGGGATGTCTGTGGTTTCTCAGCTTGCTTCGCAGGGAGTAGCTCCGAGAGTGTTCTCACACTGTTTGAAAGGAGAAAACGGAGGCGGAGGGATATTGGTTCTTGGAGAGATTGTTGCGCCAAACCTTGTCTTTACTCCTCTTGTTCCCTCACAGTTAGTTCCCTTTATCCCTCTTAAAACTAGTTTGTTTCAGATGTTCTTTAGAGAATGATTGGTCAGCATTGAAAATTGCAGGCCTCATTACAACGTGAATCTGCTGAGCATCTCAGTGAATGGCCAAGCTTTGCCTATCAATCCATCCGTCTTCTCCACATCAAACGGCCAGGGAACAATCATTGACACTGGCACAACATTGGCATACCTTTCTGAAGAAGCCTATGTTCCTTTCGTTGAAGCTGTAAGTCATAAAAACCTCCCCATCTCTAGTATGCAATTTTGTTCTCGATATCTTAAGCGTTTTCTTAAATTTCAGATTACAAAGGCTGTTGCGCAGTCTGTGAGACCTGTTGTGTCGAAAGGGAACCAGTGCTACGTCATAGCCTCCAGGTACACCCTTCTGTTACCATCTCTAACCATGTCTTCTTATTGATATCAATATGGTGGAAAGTTCTGAACTTCTTTTTAATAATACTTTAATGATCAGTGTGGCAGACGTATTTCCTCCAGTTAGCTTGAACTTTGCTGGTGGAGCATCCATGTTCTTGAATCCTCAGGATTACCTCATACAACAGAACAACGTCGTAAGTACTCATACCAAATCCTTTCGTAGAGATCTGTTTTTTATGTTCTTACATTAGTCTCTGTACTCTGCTTTCTAGGGAGGTACTTCAGTATGGTGCATTGGTTTCCAGAGGATACAGAATCAGGGGATAACCATCCTTGGAGGTAACACGAAAGCTTAAGCCTTTATTATTTGAATTCACCATTCTTCAACACAAGAAACATCTGTTCTGTTTTCATTGTTTGCTCTGCAGATTTAGTTCTTAAAGACAAGATCTTTGTCTATGATTTGGTCGGTCAGAGAATCGGATGGGCAAACTACGACTGTAAAATCTCATCCCTTTAAAATCCAAAAGTAATCTACACTTGCAAACCTCTCATCTTCCATCTTTCTTTCAGGTTCAATGTCGGTCAATGTGTCTGCGACTAGCAGCAGCGGAAGAAGCGAATATGTGAACGCAGGACAGTTTAGTGACAATGCAGCTCCACAGAAACTGTCTTTAAACATGGTCGGAAACACTCTGATGCTCCTGTTAATGGTAATCAACATGTTCTTATAGCACACAGCGCTTTTACAGAGTTGCCTTGATGTAGTTTATGTACACTCTTTTATATGGTCGCGGCAGTGTTATTTGTGGTCGCTGGAGAGTAATTATCTCCCGACCGGGCAGAAGAAATGTTTAACTtctttgttgtttgtttgtttttcgtCTTCTTTTTATTACATTGTTATAGTTTTGGATGTAAATACTACTTTTTCTTACTTATAGTGGTGTGTGTGTCGTTATTCTGATCAAAGTTTTCTCCCCCTCaccattttgatatttttagtatagtattaagTCACCAAAAAGCGAATAAATCATTTGATAAGTTTACTGATTATATGTAGTTGATCTCATTGCGATCACAGTGCCGGTCCTGAGATATTCGAGGTCCAATACGAAATTAGAAAATGAGACccttaaataatagaaaaaggaatttaattcataaaaaaactcaagtttataataaaaattacataaaacagtattaaaaagagaaatttgTGAGTTGTATCGTGATGACAAGAACAAaggcaaaataaaataaaaacatttgagACTATTGTACCTTTGGTATGAGAAGCGAAGCTGATCcaacaattaaaacaaaataacaaagaagttgaaaagaaatccatttttcttttatattttgccCTTGAAACTCAGTAAAAGAGGCGTGAAAGACAATTAAATTGTGCAGAAAGTATGATTAAGCCTTGAAACTAATTATTGATATATcagttatttttcttttgtattcaCCATCGTCTTAAATAACATTAAGGATATATGATTTGATTGTGTTTGTATTTTACAAGAGGTAAAAATAGGCCCTAAAAGTTTTAGAAAATCATGGGCCCCATGCAAATGTTTGATAGGTATCCCCTCAGAACCGGCTCTGCGATCACTGAAAATAATATGTGATGAATCATTTCTCATGTATAGTACAGATAACAGAATTGCACATGAACACATATTTACACCATTTAAATAGTATCATCATAAGAAAAATAGTTAATTTCgaatgaaattaaaataaattattttgtcatAAAgtctaaaaaataaattatactttgaTGTGAAGCCAACGAACTTTATGCTGTATTTGTAAGTTATCCCCCAATTATTATGTGCATTAGGGAATAAAATCTCATAATTCTCCCCTAATTATTGTACTTTGTAGACACTTCTGTCTGAGAAAGAGTCAACGAAAGCCCTAATCTGTTTTTGGACAGAGACACAACACTACCTCCTCCTGTGACCTGTCTTCTTCCTTCTGTCATCATAATTCGTGTTCCATTCCCACACTTATGGTCGATTCCTAAAACGTTGTATCTGCATTAATTTGATGCTCCAAAACCTCTGTCTACTTGGCTATCTTCTTCTTAAAGTCTCCAACTTTTAGGGTTTTAAAGGGATTTTCACAGATCTCGAAATCTCGCCTCGTCTTTAATCGCTTGACTATCTATCGAGATTCGCAACTACTAGCATAGTTTCTCGATTCGGGTCTCTCATCTCCGAAAAAAATCGTCTTTTTCTTCCTGGGTTTAGCTTAATTCAAGCGATGGCGGATGAGAAAGACGGTGGACGCATGAGTGACGCTAGCGATTATTCTTCAGAGGATGAAGGAACAGAGGATTACAGGAGAGGAGGCTACCATGCCGTGCGAGTGGGCGATACTTTCAAGAATGGATCTTATGTGATTCAGAGTAAGCTTGGTTGGGGTCACTTCTCCACTGTTTGGCTCGCTTGGGACACTCTCAAATCAGTAAGCCCACCTTCCACTTCTAGAGAGTTTGTTTGTCTCTGGTTATTACCCTTTTCTGATGATACTTGTGGATGTTGATTTGAATCTGTGATTCAGTTTATCAGAGATtcagtttagggttttagaaaaGGAAGTTGCTTTGTTGGGATTAGTTAGAAATTTACAAGCTTTATGTTTGGATTCTCCTCCTTTGAGGTTGTTGTATGTGTTTCTAGTGAACATACTTATGAATCTTGATCTTCAATTTCATTGTTTTGCAGCGTTATGTAGCTTTGAAAATCCAGAAGAGCGCACAGCACTACACTGAGGCAGCCATGGACGAGATCAAAATCTTGAAACAGATTGCGGAAGGTGACCCCGAAGACAAGAAGTGCGTTGTGAAGCTTCTTGATCATTTCAAGCACGCGGGTCCTAACGGGCAGCATGTGTGCATGGTCTTTGAGTATTTGGGAGATAATCTCTTGTCTGTTATCAAGTACAGCGACTACCGTGGTGTCCCTCTCAACATGGTTAAAGAGCTTTGTTTCCACATCTTAGTCGGTTTGGATTATCTTCACCGCGAGCTTTCGATTATCCATACCGATATCAAACCGGAGAATATTCTCCTCTGTTCCACCATCAACCCTGAGGCAGATGCTAGGAGAACCGGTGCTCCTCTTGTTCTTCCAACCGCTAAGGACAAGGCTGTTGCTGAGAAAGAGAAACCGAAGAGTTACACGTACAGTGCGGATATGActaagaatcagaagaagaagatccgTAAGAAAGCTAATAAGAAGGTAGTAGTTGAAGAGGACGGTTCAGAGGAAAACGAGTTAGCTTCTAACTCCGAGGCGAAACCAAACGGAAACTCTACTGTGGAGGGTTCAGAAGGGAGTTCTGAAAGAGCGAAAGAGGCAGAGAATGTCGGCGAAAAGAGTCGGGGCAATAGGAGAGGAAGTAGAGCCACTAAGCAGAAGTTGCTTGCGGATGTTGATAGGAAATGCAAGCTGGTTGATTTTGGGAATGCTTGTTGGACTTATAAGCAGTTTACGAGCGATATCCAGACGAGGCAGTATCGATGTCCTGAGGTTATTCTTGGCTCCAAATACTCAACCTCGGCGGATATGTGGTCGTTTGCTTGCATTTGCTTCGAGCTTGCTACTGGAGATGTTCTGTTTAATCCTCACAGCGGTGAAAACTATGAGAGGGATGAGGTATGCTTTCTCAAATCTTTTCATTCGTTAGGATTCAATACTAACGCACTTTGGTTACAGGATCACTTGGCATTGATGATGGAGCTTCTTGGGACGATGCCACGAAAGGTAAAGACTGAGAAACAAAGGGTTTAAATATGATTAAGAAGCTCTGTTAACGGGAGATTTGGATGCAGATTGCATTAGGAGGACGCTACTCGCGTGATTACTTCAACCGGCAGGGTGAACTAAGGCACATTAGGCGGTTGCGGTTCTGGCCACTGAGCAAGGTTTTAATGGAGAAGTATGAGTTCAGCGAGGAAGACGCGGTTGCTATGCAAGATTTCATCACTCCCATTCTTGAATTTGCACCTGAGAAGAGACCTACTGCTGCTCAGTGCTTAACGCACCCTTGGCTGAATCCTGTCCCTAGATCACTTAAACCGTTACCAAGTCCACAAAaacccaaagaagaagaagattctaCAGATGAGAATAAAGCCAAGGAGAAGGATGAGAGGGAAGCCATGGAGGTTGGCGTTGGGAATATAGCCATTGATGGATCAGAGGAAAAGGTGTCAGCAAGAGCAGGTCGTCAATCTGCTCGCGATCTTCGCACTTGAGAAAACAGAGTCcctgaaaacaaagttttggaTTTGTCTTTCGAATCACTTCTTTGGAGATCAAGGATTTAgagtgtgtttgtttttttctttctccctCGGCTTGTTGGAAAcaaaagatttaaaatttcattggCTTTCGAACCAATCCAGATGATTCATTTATTCAACAATACCAAATAGTTTCGTGCAGAGTGTAAGCAATGAGGACATAACTCACAGTTCATCGGGGTTCAATTGAGACaacacaataaatatatatctgaCATTTTATGAAATCACCGGTCTCTAAGTAACTTACTACCAAGGTGGCCTAATGCCACATTGTGTTGTCTGATGAAAAGTCTCTTTCTTCACGGATGTTGTTCACCTGTAACATATATGTTTATCTTGAGCTTTCTTTATCAGTTTTAAGCCCTGGTTTTAAGTAAAAACGGAAAGGGGAAGCAGAAAAGATGTGAGTTTACCTCTTCTTTCACCATTGAAAGTTCAAAAGATTTTGCGTTTACGGAGATAGGAATACATGAGGAAGAAGCCTACTGCAGCTCCTAAGATGATTCCGCCCGTTGTTAGCCAGAATGCAAACTGCGAATACGACAGAGACTCTAATGAGTTAAGTGattgtttaatatattgttGCTTCATGAAGTTTTATGACTTACAGGTTGTTCTTCAAGATAGGACTTCAAGTTCATTCCAAATATACCTGCGTGCACCCCCAAACAAAAGGTATAATTAGCCATCTATAATGAACATGGGAAAAATAGGAATTGTTGGCTGTGACAAAACGTTGATAGAGCAACGCTTCTTTGAAAGGAGCAAGCCTCCCTATCACAAGTTTAAAGGTTTCTAGAGAAAATGGAAGCAAATCATAAACAGTTAGTGAATGTACCTGCGACGAGAGCACCAGCTGCAACGCAAAACGTTCCGACCTGAAGAAGTAGTTCGAATCTGCTGACCTCAAGTCTCCGAGAACTGAGGATAAGATACAAGAATAACAGTAAGTGCCTAGTAGATTAGGAGAAATAACTGTTTCGTTATCTTCAAAACCTTAGATTGACAGCAATTGAGTCTTCCATTTCCTTTGCAGAATCCAGAAGCCTTTCTGCTTGACCATGGCATGACTCGCATCTGCACATACCAATCCATAGAGTTTCACTACACAACATATCCATATGCTTCAAGACTAAAAGTTCGTGGCGTGGAATGAAAAGCAAGACCTTTGCAGATAGTTCTCCAAGAGCATTTcaatttcctcctcttcttctgcAAGGAACCAGGCAAAGAAAATCAATATCGATAAACTCACCTAACTTTGGTGGAAACGTTTGCGGTCTTACCTTCAGCAATCTGCTTATCTAAGGGCAATGAACACTCCATGTCGTCATTTCCTCTTCTAAGTGTGCAGTTTCTTCCCATGATGCATATGCGGCGTATCTCATGTGGATCCTCTAAGAGATCAAGGAGCATTTGTCTAAGAGCTCCAGCTCTCGAGCCCAATTCaacctattttaaaaatacaatacaaggGAACGAACATTGAGTTCCCTGAAGCGAACAGCTGAATCaagaatatatacatacataatgACTAAATGAAGTGTACCAGTCTTTGTTTGCTAATACGAAGCTCCTCCAATATATCAGCAGTTAGGCGGTTGGGCAAAACCTCAAGAAGAACTTGGACCTGAGTCAAATGGCAGAAAATAAAGATTTAGAGCAAAGGGAGTGGTCTTGAAAAAGGCATAAGTCAAATGTTTGGACAAAACTACAGTGTCTCATGCTCAGTGCAATGTGATATTTACAGAATTCAAACTTATACATAACAAGGAAAATGCATTGTCCGTCTACAAATGAACGTGTCATTTTCCATATCAAAACTCAGTCCAATTTGGAGACATAGAAGCATCCAAATTGTGGAGAATTCATAGTCCAGCAGCTGAAGTGAAGAAGATCTAACTGAAATATACTCACTAGTATGCATACTCACACGGGGTTCTATATCCATAAGCCTCTGCTCTAACCGCTGTATCCTTGAGATTAGCGCCGATTCCACAACCTTTTAAGGAAAGCCGCAGTCATTAAAAGTCAGCAACCAAGATGATAGAAATCATTATGAACTCATGTTATGTAATATGTAGGGAGggatgaaaaaatatattcagttaATCTAATGACAATGGGGGTGGGATCTTGATCATGATCATGATATTTTATTGTAGTTACAAAACCtaagtttcttcttctccacaaaCTAACAGGAAAGTAAAGCATTATCCCATAAAGTTATTTGGATGAGCTAAAGCTAACCTCGAGTTCAAAAGGCATAGAGGGACCTCCATTCATACTTCTTGGGTTGATCCGAGGCATCAATGTATCAACAAAAGCCCTTCCTCCTCTCCTGATAAATAATTTTGGATGAACGCCAGCGATACTTAACAAAAAAGAGTAAATGATATGAAGAATAATTACCGGTTATAATCAAAGATAAGGACACGGTCTCGCATTGCTATTGCACGCAGAGAGCCCAGATTAAGCAGAATTGCATGTTCACGAACCTAAATAACATGTTAGAAAAAGGGTTTCACCATTTCTCACATAGAGACAAATATACAGGACGGTTCTCCAACTCCTTTGTGGAGGGTTCGTTACTGTAGAAAGCAAAATGTACATGAGAGACTATAGAGACGTGCTTGTTTAAAGGCTACTACATACCAGCAGAGATGGCATGGAGTTAGTCATAAACAGTGAAGGATCAACGCTTCGGATATCTCTTGGCCGAAGACCtgatagaataaaaaaaaagtagactttATCATAGCGGTAAATAAAGTTACAAACTGTTAGCAACATAATGTCATTTGATACCACAAATGTAAAtggtagaagaaaaaaaaagggttatCACAAACCACTGGACTTGAGAAGCTGTCGTCTGCTAATCTTCCTTGTAGATATTGTTCCCGTCGCCTTCACTTCAACAaccttttattattattacacaGACACAAGGTAAGAAACTTTGATGAGATACGAAGAAGTGACAGCTTCTAAACCTAAGCCCAAAGCTACTCAGAGGTTTCAGACACTAAGGCATGGTATATATCCATTATACCTATGTTTTTTTACTATATGTTCTTTTACACATTACCATTAGGAGCCTAAGTAAGAAGTCTTTGTTCTGTAATAAACTTCCTTCAAATTCAAAGAAACCATATCTCTG
This genomic stretch from Brassica napus cultivar Da-Ae chromosome C9, Da-Ae, whole genome shotgun sequence harbors:
- the LOC106427860 gene encoding magnesium transporter MRS2-11, chloroplastic, which produces MALTPTPSTLTSRVNISSDHHPSSLHFLLPPPGSLSSPPSSFSLHLSALNRSMICFETLKVLSRSKCLAKSPTTAEDFVGDYDSLNVSGDDDDDDGSVSGGGGKKIDSSSSTVSSSSDSTSLGIREPVYEVVEVKATGTISTRKISRRQLLKSSGLRPRDIRSVDPSLFMTNSMPSLLVREHAILLNLGSLRAIAMRDRVLIFDYNRRGGRAFVDTLMPRINPRSMNGGPSMPFELEVVESALISRIQRLEQRLMDIEPRVQVLLEVLPNRLTADILEELRISKQRLVELGSRAGALRQMLLDLLEDPHEIRRICIMGRNCTLRRGNDDMECSLPLDKQIAEEEEEEIEMLLENYLQRCESCHGQAERLLDSAKEMEDSIAVNLSSRRLEVSRFELLLQVGTFCVAAGALVAGIFGMNLKSYLEEQPFAFWLTTGGIILGAAVGFFLMYSYLRKRKIF
- the LOC106427869 gene encoding aspartic proteinase 36, which translates into the protein MSAVRLTAAILVCLLPLTVLSYGFPAALKLERAVPANHEMEISQLKARDRARHGRLLQSLGGVIDFPVDGTFDPFVVGLYYTKLRLGSPPRDFYVQIDTGSDVLWVSCASCNGCPQTSGLQIQLNYFDPGSSVTATPISCSDQRCSWGIQSSDSGCSVQNNLCAYTFQYGDGSGTSGFYVSDVLQFDMIVGSSLVPNSTAQVVFGCSTSQTGDLVKSDRAVDGIFGFGQQGMSVVSQLASQGVAPRVFSHCLKGENGGGGILVLGEIVAPNLVFTPLVPSQPHYNVNLLSISVNGQALPINPSVFSTSNGQGTIIDTGTTLAYLSEEAYVPFVEAITKAVAQSVRPVVSKGNQCYVIASSVADVFPPVSLNFAGGASMFLNPQDYLIQQNNVGGTSVWCIGFQRIQNQGITILGDLVLKDKIFVYDLVGQRIGWANYDCSMSVNVSATSSSGRSEYVNAGQFSDNAAPQKLSLNMVGNTLMLLLMVINMFL
- the LOC106427859 gene encoding SRSF protein kinase 2; amino-acid sequence: MADEKDGGRMSDASDYSSEDEGTEDYRRGGYHAVRVGDTFKNGSYVIQSKLGWGHFSTVWLAWDTLKSRYVALKIQKSAQHYTEAAMDEIKILKQIAEGDPEDKKCVVKLLDHFKHAGPNGQHVCMVFEYLGDNLLSVIKYSDYRGVPLNMVKELCFHILVGLDYLHRELSIIHTDIKPENILLCSTINPEADARRTGAPLVLPTAKDKAVAEKEKPKSYTYSADMTKNQKKKIRKKANKKVVVEEDGSEENELASNSEAKPNGNSTVEGSEGSSERAKEAENVGEKSRGNRRGSRATKQKLLADVDRKCKLVDFGNACWTYKQFTSDIQTRQYRCPEVILGSKYSTSADMWSFACICFELATGDVLFNPHSGENYERDEDHLALMMELLGTMPRKIALGGRYSRDYFNRQGELRHIRRLRFWPLSKVLMEKYEFSEEDAVAMQDFITPILEFAPEKRPTAAQCLTHPWLNPVPRSLKPLPSPQKPKEEEDSTDENKAKEKDEREAMEVGVGNIAIDGSEEKVSARAGRQSARDLRT